CCATGAGGACGCCGCCCTTCTTCATCTCCGCCGCTATATATTTGAAACCGACTGGTTTGACGGTCACGCGGCAGCCAAGCGCCTCGGCAATGCGACGCACGAGCGTCGAGCATGAAAGATTGACGACGACGCGCCCCTCCAAATTACGAAATTGAACCAAGTCGCCTAAAACGAGCGCCATGATCTGATGCGGATGTATATATCTGCCGCGCTCGTCAACCGCGCCGATACGGTCGGCGTCGCCGTCGGTCACCAGGCCAGCGCAAGCTCCGTCCTCGATAACCGTGCGCTCGCAAGTGTCCACCCAAGGCTCAACGGGGTCGGGGCAGATATCTTCTTGATCAGACGCCTGCCCGGCGTGAATCTCGTGCACCTCAACGCCAAGCTCGCGCAGCAAGTCGGCTAGATAGCCCTGGGCTGCGCCGCCCATGGGGTCGACAACCACGCGCAAGTGCGCGGCGCGGATGGCTTCGGCATCGACAAACGATGCCACCGCTTGCATATAGTCAGGAATGATATCCGCGGTGCGATATTGCCCCTCGATCCCCATTGGCTCGGGAGCCATGGTCTCTTCGAGCTCTTCGATGACATCCTGGTTGGCGGTCGAGCCGTCACCCATGCGAATCTTGAGGCACAGATAACCCTGCGGATGATGGGACCCCGTCACCATGAGCGCGCCGCACGCCTCACCGTCATAAGCCGCCGCCCACGTAAGGGCAGGGGTCGGAACAGGTCGCGAAGCGAGCACGGTGTCCAGCCCGTGCGCTGCTAGCACGCCCGCCGCAAGCTCAGCGAACTCGCGCGCCAGGGGCCGGGTGTCGAACCCTATATATACCGTTTTGCCCGGATTGGTCTTTTGCCACAACTCGCCGACGGCATCGGCGATACGGGCAACGTTATCGGCAGTGAAGTCCTTATCGACGCGAGCGCGCCAACCGTCAGTTCCAAAATGAATTATCGCGCACACGCGCAGACACCTCACAGTGTTTGGATCATGGTACGCATGGGGTATACCCGCAACATGCACTCGGCAACCTGCCGGCACCAGCATTCACCATTTGGGCAAATGCTGCCGAGGACATGCAAGCAATAAAAAACCGCCCCGTATGGAGCGGTTTTGCCCTTTATATATCGAGCGCCTCGGCCATCGCTGCCGTAGTGATTGCCGTGGTTCCACAGCAACTGCCCACCATTGCGGCACCGGCATGTCTCCATTCGATGCATGCGCGCGCGAAAGCTTCGGGGTTCTCGTGCCATACGGGGCCATCCTGAGTCTGGACCGGATCGCCCACGTTGGGACGCACCGTGACGGGAGTAGTCGCCGATGCAACCATCCTGGGCACCGCCGCGTTCGCGGCCGCAAGCGAACAGCAATTAACACCAACCGAGTTTGCGCCGTGTTTTTCGGCGTACAAAACGGCTGCCTCGATGTTGAGGCCATCGCCCAACAGGTCGCCCTTATCGTCAACGACAAAACTCACCAGAACAGGCATGCCGTCGGCGGCATCTCGGGCGCCGGCAAGCATGGGCTGCAAATTACGGATAGACGTCACCGTCTCGATCAGCAGACCGTCAACACCAGCATTGAGCAAGGCGTGCGCCTGTTCGCGCGCAATGCCTCGGATCTCACGAAACTCGGCCGAGTCCTCGGCAAACCACTCAATACCGATCGGACCCATCGAGCCTAGCAGCAGCTGAGGGTGCGCCTGGCGGGCATCGTCGACGGCCCCGCGATTGACCTCCGCCACGGACGGCGCAATCTGGTCGTGCTTGAGGGCATAGCTTGATGCCTGAAAGGTATTGGTAATGAGTACCTGCGCGCCGGCGGCGACATACAAGCGATGGATACGAGAAACGGTCTGCGGCTCTGCCAGATTCCAAAACGCCGGTGGAATATCGGCGGCATCGTACTCACTCAACAGAACACTGCCCATGGGGCCCTGCGCCAACAAGGTCTCGCTCGACAAGCGGCGCGTAAGTTCCTCGGCACCAAAGCGATTGTAATAACTCGTATCCATATATATCCCGCTATTCCTCGACGCTGATTCCCTGCTTTTCGAGATAGGCGAGCCAGCGGTTCATCGTGTCCTCGGATAGCGCATGCTCCATCATGCAGGCCTCGGAATCGGCTCGCTCAAATTCGACACCGAGCTCCTGAACCAAAAACGTGCGGATGAGGCGATGACGGTACCAGATAGCCGTGCCAACCTCGCGGCCGCGATCGGTCAGGATTACCTTGCCGTAGTGCGATTGCTCGACAAGCTCGGATGCCTTGAGCGCCGAAACCGCTTTATTGACCGATGCCTTGGAGACGCCAAGGCGCTGCGCGATGTCGACCGATCGCACGCCGTTGGTTTCCCCCTCTTCGTTTTCAATGCGAACCATGCACTCCAAGTAGTCTTCGTTCGCCACCGTCAGATGTAGTTCGCGCGAGCTATTTGTCGTATCCATGATCTTCCGTCCCTTCTGCATTCAATGGCTGATTCTACCCCATCCAAGCGTCGCGGTATGCCGTGGCATACCGTGCTAGAGTTCTTGTTGCACACGACGACCAAGATTGGAGCGGTCTTTATGGAAAACACCACCACGAACCCCGATGTCCTCGAGCGCTTTTTGCGCTACGTCCAGATCAACACGCAGTCCGAGGATGCAAACTGCGACCAGGTACCCTCGAGCGCCGTTCAGTTTGACCTTGCCAACGTGCTGGCTGAAGAGCTGCGCGAGCTTGGTGCGGAAGATGCCCACGTGACCGAGCACGCCTATGTCTGCGCGCATATCCCCGCAAGTGCGGGCGCTGAGAACAAGCCCGCCCTGGGCCTGATCGCCCATCTCGACACCACCGAAGTTGCACCGGGCGCCGGCGTGAAGCCGCACATCGTACACTACGAAGGCGGCGACCTGGTCTGCGGCACGGTTGACGGTAAGCCCGTTGCCATGAGTACCGCCAAGCTTCCCGCCCTGAACGACCTCGCGGGTGAGGACCTGGTCTGCAGCGATGGCACCACGCTGCTGGGCGCGGACGACAAGGCAGGCGTCGCCGAGATCATGTCGCTTGTCGCGCGTATCGCTCAGGACCCCTCTCTGCCCCATCCCGCACTCGGCATTTGCTTCTGCCCTGACGAGGAGATCGGCCACGGAGCCGAGCTGTTGGATATCGATACCTTTGGCTGCAAGTACGCCTACACGGTCGACGGCGGCCCCATCGGCGAGCTGGAGTGGGAGTGCTTTAACGCCGCCGAGGCGACCATCCGCTTTGAGGGCCAGTCCATCCACCCGGGCGACGCCAAGGGCCGTATGGTCAACGCAGGCAATCTGTTCTGCGACTTCAACGCGTTGCTCCCCTACGTGCAGCGCCCGGAGTATACGGAGGGCTACGAGGGCTTTTATCACCTTGAGGGTGTATCTGCGACCGTCGATCACGCCACGGCGCGCTATATCGTCCGCGACCATGACGCCGCCAAGTTCCAGCAGAAACTCGACCTTATTGATGCCGCCGCCTCGATGCTCAACCAGCGTCTGGGTGAGGAGCGCGTGACGGTCGAGATTAAGCAGCAGTATCGAAATATGGCCGAGATCGTTCGTGACTATCCCGAGCTTATTGATGTTGCCAAGGAAGCCTACCTTGCCTGCGGCGTTGAGCCCCAAGTGCTGCCGATTCGCGGCGGCACCGACGGCGCCCAGCTGTCGTTCCGCGGTCTGCCCTGCCCCAACCTTTCCACCGGCGGCTATTGCTACCACGGCGTCAACGAGTTCGTCCCGGTCAGTTCGCTCGTCAAGATGACCGACGTGCTCCAGGAGCTCGTCGCCCGCTTTGCATAAGGAACTCGAACAATCTAGGTAAGCAAAACCGCCCCGTCCTCAAAACCGAGAACGGGGCGGTTTTTGGCGCAAAGGGAGTAGTCAGCACCGCAGGTTGAGCCAACGTCAGCGAGCGACGTCCAAGGCGAACAAGTTGGCATGAAAAAGGCAGGGCATTGACCTTCTGGTCATGCCCTGCCTTTTGAATGACAAATTGTCGCCTTGGGCGGCGCGCAGCGTCGAGCCGTTACGGCGTTTGGTAAAACGCCGTAACTTTTTGATCATGCCGCCGAAGTTGAAAGGCAGATTGCCGCTCTGGCGGGTTTGCAGCGTCAAGCGGTTACGCGGTTTGGTAAAACCGCGTAACTTAGTAGTTGGCTTCGTAGCCGTTGCCGTCGCCGGTGGGCTCTTCGTAGTAGTCCGAATCGCTCGAATCGCTTGAGTCATCAGAATCGTCAGAGCTGACCGATGAGGTTGCGGTACCGTTTGCGTAATCGTCAGACGTGTTGTTGTTCAGGTCGCCGATCGTAGAGCTGGAACCGTCGGAAAGACCCATGGTGTTGGGACCCTTGGGATCCTTGCCAGCATCGACGCGCTCCATCATTTCCTTAAGCTCGTCTTCGTAGACAAAGACATAGCTCACGCCGTCGATCATGGTGCTGTCGTCGGCGTACGAGGGCAGGTTGGCCGAGTAGATACCGTCGACATCCATACCGCGCATGGCATTGACCGTAGCCACGATATCCTGAACGCTCATATCGGTTACGAGCATATCGGACAGCGAATTAACCAGGCCAAAAATCTTCGTGGCATCGAAGTTATTGAGAATCTGGTTGGCAAGGGCGCCAAGCACCTGACGCTGGTGGCGCATGCGCGTGTAATCGCCGTCGGCATAGGTGTAGCGGCAGCGGGCATAGGTAAGGGCGGTGGCACCGTCCATATGCTGCTGACCAGCGGTAATCTTAATATCCAGGTGCTCGGGGTCGTCAACATCATCGGTTGCGTTAATGTCGATACCGCCAACCGAATCAATCAGCGCCTGCATACCGTCGAAGCTGACCTCGGCATAGTGGGAAATCTGAACACCGCACAGCTCGTTGACCGCCTCGACCATGGCCTCGGCGCCGCCAACGGTATGGCAGGCGTTGATCTTCATGGTCTCGCCCTTGTACTCGACCTTGGTGTCGCGCGGAACGGAAATGAGCGTCGCCTGCTTTTGCGTGGGGTCGATGCGTGCCAGGATAATCGAGTCGGCACGATACGTATCTTCGCCCGGACGGCCGTCGGTGCCAAGAAGCAGCACGTAGAACGGATCCTTTGCCTCATCGGTGTCAACCAGAACCCGACGCAGATTGTCGGTAATGACATTAGAATCGCCGAGCTTGCCCATAATGGTGGCAAACCACAGGCCGGCAGCGGTAGTGGCACTCAGCAGCACGCCAAGCACGACAATGAGCGCGACGTGACGAATCGTGTGGCTACGACGACGTTGACGAGCGCGCTCGGAATAGCGAGCCACGTTATCGCGACTATAGATCTTGGCCTGCGCACCAGTTGAGGGTCTTCGGGTGGTGGTATCCGCGAGGGGCTTTTTATTAAACATAGGCAACCTGTATTAGTAGATGACGGGATCGGGGACGGTAGCATGCTCGACATGCGCGCCGAGCGCCTGCAGCTTTTCGACAAACTGCTCGTAGCCGCGCTTGATATGATGGATGGCCGAAACCTCGGTCGTCCCGTCGGCGATCAAGCCCGCTACGACGAGGGCCGCTCCGCCACGCAGATCGGGCGAGGTAACCTGTGCACCCGAGAAGCCCTTGACGCCATGAATCATGGCATGATGGCTCTCGATACGAATGTTGGCACCCATGCGCACCAGCTCAGAGGCAAACATAAAGCGATTCTCGAAGATGTTTTCGGTAATAACGGAACTGCCGTCGGCAAGGGCGGAGAGCACCATAATCTGCGCCTGCATGTCGGTCGGGAAACCGGGGAACGGAAGCGTCTGGATGTCGACCGGCTTGATACGCCCGGCACGGTTCACATGGACGCCATCCTCGACGCGCTCGCAGTCGATACCCATGAGCTCCATCTTCTTGAGCACCATGCCCAAATGAATGGGGCAAAAGCCCGTGACATCGACACCGCGATCGTCGGCCATCAACGCACCGGCAACGATAAAGGTACCGGCCTCGATGCGGTCGCCCACCACGCGATGGATAACGGGATGGAGCTCTTCCACGCCTTCGATAGTCACGACGGGCGTACCGGCGCCAACAATCTTGGCGCCCATCTCGTTGAGCATGTTAGCGAGATCGACGATCTCGGGCTCGCGGGCGGCATTGTCGATAACCGTGGTGCCCTGTGCGCGCACAGAGGCCATGATGAGGTTCTCGGTCGCACCGACGCTGGCGAACTCGAGCGTGACGGTGGTACCGCGCAGACCTTGGGGCGCATTAGCGTTGATGTAACCGTGGGCGGTATCGAACTCAACGCCCAGGGCCTCGAGACCCAGAATATGCATGTCGATCTTGCGAGCACCTAGGTTGCAGCCACCCGGCATGGCGATCTTGGCGCGATGGAAGCGACCCAGCAGGGGCCCCATGACGGCGGTGGAAGCACGCATCTTGGCAACGAGCTCGTAGGGGGCCTCCCAAGAATCGACCTGAGAGGTATCGATCTCGAGCGTGTGCTCGTCGAGGACATCGATCGTGGCGCCCATGCCCTTGAGCACCTTGCCCATCACGTGGACATCGGAAATATCGGGCACGTTCTGCAGCGTCGTCTTGCCCGGCGCCAGAAGCGTTGCCGCCATGAGTTTGAGCGCGGAGTTCTTGGCACCCGAGACGGGCACGGAGCCTCCGATGGCGTGGCCACCCTCAACGCGGATAATATCCAAGGTCTACCCTTTCAAAAAGCATGCCCGGGGTGGCTGGGCCATCCCGGGCATGATGTGTTCGCAAATGGTCGAACGCTAAATCGTTTGACTATTGGGCAAGCTTGAGCTTACACCATGCGATTTCATTATAGAGGTAGGCGCGGCGTGCATCATCCTCCGACAAATTACCCAGCTTCTCTTCAAAACCTTGAATATCAGCTTTAAGCTTGTCGGCATCGACGGTCGCCAAATCGCAAGCGCGCTCGGCGAGAACGGTCACGACATCGTCCGCAACCTGGGCATAGCCGCCGGCCACGGCAAACGTGTGGTCAACAGTGCCCATGGCCTTATCGGAAACGCGAACGTAACCGCGGTCGATCGTGCAGATCTCGCTGGAGTGAGCAGGCAGAACGCCAAACTCGCCATCCGTGGACGGAATCGACACAAACGCAGCGTCGCCCTCATAGGCGCAGCTCACGGGGCACACGATGCGGATACGCATAACCTACTTCTCCCCCATCTTGCGGGCGCGCTCGCGCACGTCCTCAATCGTGGAAGCATAGCGGAAAGCCTGCTCGGGCAGGTCATCGGCCTTGCCGTCGACAA
The DNA window shown above is from Collinsella aerofaciens and carries:
- the murA gene encoding UDP-N-acetylglucosamine 1-carboxyvinyltransferase, with amino-acid sequence MDIIRVEGGHAIGGSVPVSGAKNSALKLMAATLLAPGKTTLQNVPDISDVHVMGKVLKGMGATIDVLDEHTLEIDTSQVDSWEAPYELVAKMRASTAVMGPLLGRFHRAKIAMPGGCNLGARKIDMHILGLEALGVEFDTAHGYINANAPQGLRGTTVTLEFASVGATENLIMASVRAQGTTVIDNAAREPEIVDLANMLNEMGAKIVGAGTPVVTIEGVEELHPVIHRVVGDRIEAGTFIVAGALMADDRGVDVTGFCPIHLGMVLKKMELMGIDCERVEDGVHVNRAGRIKPVDIQTLPFPGFPTDMQAQIMVLSALADGSSVITENIFENRFMFASELVRMGANIRIESHHAMIHGVKGFSGAQVTSPDLRGGAALVVAGLIADGTTEVSAIHHIKRGYEQFVEKLQALGAHVEHATVPDPVIY
- the atpC gene encoding ATP synthase F1 subunit epsilon, which encodes MRIRIVCPVSCAYEGDAAFVSIPSTDGEFGVLPAHSSEICTIDRGYVRVSDKAMGTVDHTFAVAGGYAQVADDVVTVLAERACDLATVDADKLKADIQGFEEKLGNLSEDDARRAYLYNEIAWCKLKLAQ
- a CDS encoding LCP family protein, with amino-acid sequence MFNKKPLADTTTRRPSTGAQAKIYSRDNVARYSERARQRRRSHTIRHVALIVVLGVLLSATTAAGLWFATIMGKLGDSNVITDNLRRVLVDTDEAKDPFYVLLLGTDGRPGEDTYRADSIILARIDPTQKQATLISVPRDTKVEYKGETMKINACHTVGGAEAMVEAVNELCGVQISHYAEVSFDGMQALIDSVGGIDINATDDVDDPEHLDIKITAGQQHMDGATALTYARCRYTYADGDYTRMRHQRQVLGALANQILNNFDATKIFGLVNSLSDMLVTDMSVQDIVATVNAMRGMDVDGIYSANLPSYADDSTMIDGVSYVFVYEDELKEMMERVDAGKDPKGPNTMGLSDGSSSTIGDLNNNTSDDYANGTATSSVSSDDSDDSSDSSDSDYYEEPTGDGNGYEANY
- a CDS encoding phosphoglucomutase/phosphomannomutase family protein, whose translation is MCAIIHFGTDGWRARVDKDFTADNVARIADAVGELWQKTNPGKTVYIGFDTRPLAREFAELAAGVLAAHGLDTVLASRPVPTPALTWAAAYDGEACGALMVTGSHHPQGYLCLKIRMGDGSTANQDVIEELEETMAPEPMGIEGQYRTADIIPDYMQAVASFVDAEAIRAAHLRVVVDPMGGAAQGYLADLLRELGVEVHEIHAGQASDQEDICPDPVEPWVDTCERTVIEDGACAGLVTDGDADRIGAVDERGRYIHPHQIMALVLGDLVQFRNLEGRVVVNLSCSTLVRRIAEALGCRVTVKPVGFKYIAAEMKKGGVLMGGEEAGGIGIAAHMPERDGILACLILCELMAKTDAPLGVLVDQLEDSFGKTSYGRRDLRLEAEDAETLRTLLPGVNPKSICGKVPQNVSHMDGLRLAFEDDTWLLVRPSGTEPVVRVYAEGFSVEERDELLDAGCALARGTYPL
- the pepT gene encoding peptidase T encodes the protein MENTTTNPDVLERFLRYVQINTQSEDANCDQVPSSAVQFDLANVLAEELRELGAEDAHVTEHAYVCAHIPASAGAENKPALGLIAHLDTTEVAPGAGVKPHIVHYEGGDLVCGTVDGKPVAMSTAKLPALNDLAGEDLVCSDGTTLLGADDKAGVAEIMSLVARIAQDPSLPHPALGICFCPDEEIGHGAELLDIDTFGCKYAYTVDGGPIGELEWECFNAAEATIRFEGQSIHPGDAKGRMVNAGNLFCDFNALLPYVQRPEYTEGYEGFYHLEGVSATVDHATARYIVRDHDAAKFQQKLDLIDAAASMLNQRLGEERVTVEIKQQYRNMAEIVRDYPELIDVAKEAYLACGVEPQVLPIRGGTDGAQLSFRGLPCPNLSTGGYCYHGVNEFVPVSSLVKMTDVLQELVARFA
- a CDS encoding homocysteine S-methyltransferase family protein, with product MDTSYYNRFGAEELTRRLSSETLLAQGPMGSVLLSEYDAADIPPAFWNLAEPQTVSRIHRLYVAAGAQVLITNTFQASSYALKHDQIAPSVAEVNRGAVDDARQAHPQLLLGSMGPIGIEWFAEDSAEFREIRGIAREQAHALLNAGVDGLLIETVTSIRNLQPMLAGARDAADGMPVLVSFVVDDKGDLLGDGLNIEAAVLYAEKHGANSVGVNCCSLAAANAAVPRMVASATTPVTVRPNVGDPVQTQDGPVWHENPEAFARACIEWRHAGAAMVGSCCGTTAITTAAMAEALDI
- a CDS encoding metal-dependent transcriptional regulator, with the protein product MDTTNSSRELHLTVANEDYLECMVRIENEEGETNGVRSVDIAQRLGVSKASVNKAVSALKASELVEQSHYGKVILTDRGREVGTAIWYRHRLIRTFLVQELGVEFERADSEACMMEHALSEDTMNRWLAYLEKQGISVEE